One genomic window of Streptomyces sp. NBC_01276 includes the following:
- a CDS encoding sec-independent translocase: MFNDIGALELVTIVVLAILIFGPDKLPKVIQDVSGMIRKLRSFSDSAKQDIRSELGPEFKDFEFEDLNPKTFIRKQLTENEDLKEIRSSFDLRKELNDVTDAVNSKEAAAAPAAPATPAVGTGPDLLKKPSAPAPEARTPFDADAT; the protein is encoded by the coding sequence GTGTTCAACGACATAGGCGCACTCGAACTGGTCACGATCGTGGTGCTCGCCATCCTCATCTTCGGCCCGGACAAGCTGCCGAAGGTGATCCAGGACGTCTCCGGCATGATCCGCAAGCTCCGCTCGTTCTCCGACAGCGCCAAGCAGGACATCCGCTCGGAGCTGGGGCCGGAGTTCAAGGACTTCGAGTTCGAGGACCTGAACCCGAAGACCTTCATCCGCAAGCAGCTGACCGAGAACGAGGACCTCAAGGAGATCCGCAGCAGTTTCGACCTGCGCAAGGAGCTCAACGACGTCACCGACGCGGTCAACAGCAAGGAGGCGGCAGCCGCCCCGGCCGCCCCCGCCACGCCCGCCGTCGGCACCGGTCCCGACCTGCTGAAGAAGCCTTCCGCCCCGGCCCCCGAGGCACGCACCCCCTTCGACGCCGACGCCACCTGA